The Tubulanus polymorphus chromosome 1, tnTubPoly1.2, whole genome shotgun sequence genome contains a region encoding:
- the LOC141914895 gene encoding cysteine-rich venom protein Mr30-like isoform X1, with translation MWAALISLCLLLQLATCVFTANTRVKRSATCATIFSSISTDHTACKPTNPLHLSKRGVSAHDEQVILSRHNYLRGHLTDYGQPAATNMMKLYWDKEAAMIAQKLADSCKFAHDTNQNRNIPGRLTLGQNLALGQSDWTQAIDGWFNEEKDFKYGVGSTGGDVGHYTQVVWATSTRVGCGYAECQSGRLYVCNYGPAGNSGDSRKPYEEGTQGSKCPDTKDANGLCDCKDRICLNGATMDPNTCQCRCYKQNWFRKPDCGIVCSEARDQSICATQGGKWGKDYCAKYSNVPMEYCPIMCNTCPAGDISNQPEGEANTGGSTGGSTGGSTGGTSADTSTATQSKGVCPKPDPPKCGLPTRSFWPKSYCSYSSVKAECPVMCGTCLAPSCLDGYNTAKKIGDTFMIPTAEVKCTRSGYQLTTGCVVRGLFIAVGETKKDVAGYSQCTCTKSGNTLSASCYTA, from the exons ATGTGGGCTGCTTTAATTTCGTTGTGTCTCTTGTTACAATTAGCAACGTGTG TTTTTACCGCAAATACAAGGGTCAAACGCAGC GCGACGTGCGCAACAATATTTTCTTCCATAAGTACAGATCATACGGCATGTAAACCGACCAATCCATTGCACTTATCAAAACGGG GTGTTTCTGCACACGATGAACAAGTCATATTGTCCCGACACAACTACCTACGAGGCCATCTGACGGATTATGGCCAACCAGCTGCCACGAACATGATGAAATTG TACTGGGATAAAGAAGCTGCGATGATCGCCCAGAAACTTGCCGACTCGTGTAAATTTGCGCACGATACTAaccaaaatagaaatattccaG GACGATTGACACTCGGACAGAATTTGGCTTTGGGGCAGAGTGACTGGACACAAGCCATTGACGGCTGGTTTAATGAAGAAAAAGATTTCAAGTACGGTGTTGGTTCAACGGGCGGTGATGTCGGTCATTACACACAG GTAGTTTGGGCGACATCTACAAGAGTTGGTTGCGGTTACGCTGAATGTCAAAGTGGTCGTTTATACGTATGCAACTATGGACCAGC TGGTAATTCGGGAGACTCTAGGAAGCCATACGAAGAGGGTACACAAGGCTCAAAATGTCCCGATACAAAAGATGCAAATGGTTTATGTG ATTGTAAAGATAGGATCTGTCTCAATGGGGCTACTATGGACCCGAATACATGTCAATGCAGGTGTTACAAGCAAAACTGGTTCCGAAAACCAGATTGTGGAA TTGTTTGCTCCGAAGCTAGAGATCAGTCAATATGTGCGACGCAAGGCGGCAAATGGGGTAAAGATTACTGCGCCAAGTATTCAAATGTCCCCATGGAGTATTGTCCGATAATGTGTAATACATGCCCAG CTGGCGATATTAGTAATCAACCAGAAGGAGAAGCAAATACTGGTGGTTCTACTGGTGGTTCTACTGGTGGTTCTACTGGTGGTACATCTGCCGATACATCTACAGCAACACAATCGAAAG GCGTTTGTCCGAAACCGGATCCTCCTAAGTGTGGTCTTCCAACAAGGAGCTTCTGGCCGAAATCGTACTGTTCGTATTCCTCGGTAAAAGCTGAGTGTCCTGTTATGTGTGGAACCTGTTTAG cGCCTTCGTGTTTGGACGGATACAATACTGCCAAGAAGATCGGAGATACATTCATGATACCGACAGCTGAAGTGAAGTGTACTAGGTCGGGCTACCAACTAACAACTG GATGCGTTGTCCGAGGTTTGTTTATCGCAGTCGGGGAGACTAAAAAGGATGTTGCGGGCTACAGTCAATGTACTTGTACCAAAAGTGGCAATACGTTATCTGCGTCTTGTTACACGgcataa
- the LOC141914895 gene encoding cysteine-rich venom protein-like isoform X2: protein MWAALISLCLLLQLATCVFTANTRVKRSATCATIFSSISTDHTACKPTNPLHLSKRGVSAHDEQVILSRHNYLRGHLTDYGQPAATNMMKLYWDKEAAMIAQKLADSCKFAHDTNQNRNIPGRLTLGQNLALGQSDWTQAIDGWFNEEKDFKYGVGSTGGDVGHYTQVVWATSTRVGCGYAECQSGRLYVCNYGPAGNSGDSRKPYEEGTQGSKCPDTKDANGLCDCKDRICLNGATMDPNTCQCRCYKQNWFRKPDCGTGDISNQPEGEANTGGSTGGSTGGSTGGTSADTSTATQSKGVCPKPDPPKCGLPTRSFWPKSYCSYSSVKAECPVMCGTCLAPSCLDGYNTAKKIGDTFMIPTAEVKCTRSGYQLTTGCVVRGLFIAVGETKKDVAGYSQCTCTKSGNTLSASCYTA from the exons ATGTGGGCTGCTTTAATTTCGTTGTGTCTCTTGTTACAATTAGCAACGTGTG TTTTTACCGCAAATACAAGGGTCAAACGCAGC GCGACGTGCGCAACAATATTTTCTTCCATAAGTACAGATCATACGGCATGTAAACCGACCAATCCATTGCACTTATCAAAACGGG GTGTTTCTGCACACGATGAACAAGTCATATTGTCCCGACACAACTACCTACGAGGCCATCTGACGGATTATGGCCAACCAGCTGCCACGAACATGATGAAATTG TACTGGGATAAAGAAGCTGCGATGATCGCCCAGAAACTTGCCGACTCGTGTAAATTTGCGCACGATACTAaccaaaatagaaatattccaG GACGATTGACACTCGGACAGAATTTGGCTTTGGGGCAGAGTGACTGGACACAAGCCATTGACGGCTGGTTTAATGAAGAAAAAGATTTCAAGTACGGTGTTGGTTCAACGGGCGGTGATGTCGGTCATTACACACAG GTAGTTTGGGCGACATCTACAAGAGTTGGTTGCGGTTACGCTGAATGTCAAAGTGGTCGTTTATACGTATGCAACTATGGACCAGC TGGTAATTCGGGAGACTCTAGGAAGCCATACGAAGAGGGTACACAAGGCTCAAAATGTCCCGATACAAAAGATGCAAATGGTTTATGTG ATTGTAAAGATAGGATCTGTCTCAATGGGGCTACTATGGACCCGAATACATGTCAATGCAGGTGTTACAAGCAAAACTGGTTCCGAAAACCAGATTGTGGAA CTGGCGATATTAGTAATCAACCAGAAGGAGAAGCAAATACTGGTGGTTCTACTGGTGGTTCTACTGGTGGTTCTACTGGTGGTACATCTGCCGATACATCTACAGCAACACAATCGAAAG GCGTTTGTCCGAAACCGGATCCTCCTAAGTGTGGTCTTCCAACAAGGAGCTTCTGGCCGAAATCGTACTGTTCGTATTCCTCGGTAAAAGCTGAGTGTCCTGTTATGTGTGGAACCTGTTTAG cGCCTTCGTGTTTGGACGGATACAATACTGCCAAGAAGATCGGAGATACATTCATGATACCGACAGCTGAAGTGAAGTGTACTAGGTCGGGCTACCAACTAACAACTG GATGCGTTGTCCGAGGTTTGTTTATCGCAGTCGGGGAGACTAAAAAGGATGTTGCGGGCTACAGTCAATGTACTTGTACCAAAAGTGGCAATACGTTATCTGCGTCTTGTTACACGgcataa